From a single Lolium rigidum isolate FL_2022 chromosome 7, APGP_CSIRO_Lrig_0.1, whole genome shotgun sequence genomic region:
- the LOC124672867 gene encoding uncharacterized protein LOC124672867, whose amino-acid sequence MAVVAADREAHEEPQQVEQEEGQGKGMNPLDPRFSEYDPKKREYIYTRYSYRRGRDINLDLDEESPVGPMVYTDKVFPERFFLPNTMNVVSVKIVSSDYGYPLHVYGTIIVRDSIDRKCIYMFRRGKDNCQLISSKDDSLILTGPKRGLMFCDWIFFEIDLKVKDVHGMKVKDERLSKGLMELDGVLRLPYPTERKVQMETLVSMHSILDLSYIFIRNAVEGTVEVRILDGPAGFHGKIYARTTNVPCDIMLLDSEVNGMLTAGDKGVVQMARSVVGVSVDERLQVTVAAALEGDELSVCTVEFMPRRSGYDIEEIACGNYKILLKVTWSMVCF is encoded by the exons ATGGCGGTCGTCGCAGCAGACAGGGAGGCGCATGAGGAGCCACAGCAGGTGGAGCAGGAGGAGGGGCAGGGTAAGGGGATGAACCCTCTGGACCCGAGATTCAGCGAGTACGACCCCAAGAAGCGGGAATACATCTACACCCGCTACTCCTATCGCAGAGGACGCGACATCAACCTTGACCTCGACGAGGAAT CACCTGTTGGTCCAATGGTATATACAGACAAAGTCTTCCCTGAGCGTTTCTTCCTGCCTAACACCATGAATGTTGTCTCAGTCAAGATTGTGTCCTCTGACTATGGCTACCCACTCCATGTCTATGGTACAATCATAGTCAGGGACAGTATTGATCGCAAATGCATCTATATGTTCCGACGTGGCAAGGACAATTGCCAGCTCATCAGCTCAAAG GACGATTCATTGATTTTGACTGGCCCAAAGAGAGGATTAATGTTCTGTGATTGGATATTCTTCGAAATTGATCTAAAGGTCAAGGACGTGCATGGGATGAAGGTCAAGGATGAAAGGCTCAGTAAAGGCTTGATGGAGTTGGATGGTGTCTTGAGGCTACCATATCCAACCGAGCGTAAGGTTCAAATGGAAACACTTGTCAGCATGCACAGCATATTGGATCTGAGCTACATATTTATTAGGAACGCGGTGGAGGGCACTGTTGAGGTCAGGATCCTTGACGGACCTGCTGGGTTCCATGGGAAAATCTATGCCCGCACTACAAACGTTCCATGCGACATTATGCTACTTGATAGTGAAGTGAATGGAATGCTTACTGCTGGCGATAAAGGAGTTGTGCAAATGGCACGCAGCGTAGTTGGGGTCTCTGTCGATGAGCGGCTGCAGGTGACTGTAGCTGCTGCCCTGGAGGGCGATGAGTTATCTGTCTGCACTGTTGAGTTCATGCCAAGGCGCAGCGGTTACGACATAGAGGAAATCGCATGTGGTAACTATAAGATACTACTGAAGGTCACTTGGTCGATGGTTTGTTTCTGA
- the LOC124670418 gene encoding uncharacterized protein LOC124670418 — MGSPPATPTPSRGASTAGSYPVHLHRRRGLRRVARARSKMKLAYFLMDEDERRCKTDELQFEVSELEAVLEKEKRLNRVLHCSLQGRNVVCHCCLSALVPTKIRGLLAELAIIEDEIFYLEKKVDDLRLRLRRERNWTERCILQQRQQHNWLQQNWRHSGGPREIDGGGQQFPMLPYRGSQEEHEADIERGSKASGGSVSTQGEEVEQVTRISHSIGNLKPPERKICLSSPNKLSEELIKLTVTIFHKINKTTHHAAVLELNSVPKLNITSCIGSSRNLAPKSSSSSSDGVKSRALPPREYGGGERETSGGCKRFVEFTRSSFDASRVSSCLADIKNLRVLMNKLSTVDPSFLTNKQKLAFWLNIYNFCVMHAFLQHGLPPSADKLLSLLNQASVNVGGTVLNVLSIEHLFLMQSPDQGNKELSEKKMMTEGERNLQLNYGLGYPEPNVVFALCKGSRSSPPVRVYTAEEVSSELEEAKVEYLERCVRVVQAAGARRKKTKASTTIMLPKLLYWHMRCFADDVESLLEWVHSQLPRSTSALELKRAIRDLLLHRDRPPVPEKMVQIEPYEAEFRYLLPLVW, encoded by the exons ATGGGGTCGCCGCCGGCCACACCGACGCCATCAcgaggcgcctccaccgccggcaGTTACCCCGTGCACCTCCACCGGAGGCGAGGCTTAAGAAGGGTGGCCAGGGCGCGGAGCAAGATGAAGCTCGCGTACTTCCTCATGGACGAGGACGAGCGGCGCTGCAAGACGGACGAGCTGCAGTTCGAG GTGTCGGAGCTGGAGGCGGTGCTGGAGAAGGAGAAGCGGCTCAACAGGGTCCTGCACTGCTCGCTCCAGGGCCGGAACGTCGTCTGCCATTGCTGCCTCTCCGCCTTGGTTCCAACAAAG ATAAGGGGGCTCCTTGCGGAGCTAGCGATCATCGAGGATGAGATATTTTACCTCGAGAAGAAGGTCGATGACCTGCGGCTACGTCTTCGCCGTGAGCGCAATTGGACAGAACGCTGCATTCTCCAGCAGCGACAGCAGCATAATTGGCTGCAACAGAATTGGCGGCATTCCGGTGGTCCGAGAGAGATCGATGGTGGAGGACAACAATTTCCAATGCTGCCTTATCGAGGCAGCCAAGAGGAACATGAAGCTGATATTGAGCGTGGGAGCAAGGCTTCCGGTGGATCTGTCTCTACACAAG GCGAGGAAGTTGAGCAGGTCACAAGAATAAGCCACTCTATAGGAAATCTAAAACCCCCTGAAAGAAAAATTTGCTTGAGCAGTCCCAACAAGCTGTCAGAGGAGCTGATAAAGTTGACGGTGACCATATTTCACAAGATCAACAAAACAACTCATCATGCAGCAGTGCTGGAGCTGAACAGCGTGCCGAAGCTCAACATCACCTCGTGCATAGGCTCTTCTAGAAACCTTGCCCCcaagtcgtcatcatcgtcgagcGATGGCGTGAAGAGCCGTGCATTGCCGCCGCGTGAATACGGTGGTGGCGAGAGGGAGACTAGCGGAGGCTGCAAGAGGTTCGTGGAGTTCACGCGGAGCTCGTTCGACGCGAGCCGCGTGTCGTCATGTCTCGCTGACATCAAGAACTTGAG AGTGTTGATGAACAAGCTTTCCACCGTGGATCCGAGTTTCTTGACCAACAAGCAGAAACTGGCCTTCTGGCTCAACATTTACAACTTCTGCGTGATGCAT GCATTTCTTCAACATGGTCTGCCTCCATCGGCAGACAAGCTACTGTCGCTGCTAAACCAGGCGTCCGTGAATGTGGGAGGAACGGTGTTGAATGTTCTGTCCATCGAGCATCTCTTCCTCATGCAATCCCCTGATCAAGGCAACAAGGAG TTGAGTGAGAAAAAGATGATGACGGAAGGGGAGAGGAATCTTCAGCTCAACTACGGTCTTGGGTACCCAGAACCGAACGTCGTTTTTGCGCTCTGCAAAGGCAGCCGCTCCTCACCACCT GTCCGGGTgtacacggcggaggaggtgtcAAGCGAGCTGGAGGAGGCGAAGGTGGAGTACCTGGAGCGGTGTGTCCGGGTCGTCCAAGCCGCTGgtgcgaggaggaagaagaccaagGCATCGACGACGATCATGTTGCCGAAGCTATTGTATTGGCACATGCGGTGCTTCGCTGACGACGTGGAGTCGCTGCTGGAGTGGGTCCACAGCCAGCTCCCTCGCTCCACTAGTGCGCTCGAGCTCAAGAGAGCCATTAGGGACCTCCTTCTCCACCGCGATAGGCCTCCAGTGCCGGAGAAGATGGTGCAGATCGAGCCCTACGAGGCAGAGTTCCGCTACCTGCTGCCACTGGTCTGGTGA
- the LOC124672868 gene encoding uncharacterized protein LOC124672868, giving the protein MAMASSASCCFSRSSHGRLHPLRSHLPNTTTSIPARLPLGLHFVPRPAPSRNPHRISSSPSPAPDATDDEAHIAERDEQADRDERYGFEMEVRKLPGKKNRRVVRARVRVGAPLEAVWATLTDYEGLADFITGLSECRLLRQDAAFARLYQVGEQDLALGFKFNARGTIDCYEGEMEVLQAGARRREIAFNMVEGDFKVFEGKWSVEEVNDVIDEGAPVSVGHEFQTTLSYVVELEPKLWVPVRLLEGRICKEIKANLVCIREEAERIQRLQGE; this is encoded by the exons ATGGCCATGGCGTCGTCCGCCTCCTGCTGCTTCTCCCGCTCCTCCCATGGCCGCCTCCACCCCCTCCGCTCCCACCTCCCGAACACCACCACCAGTATCCCAGCGCGCCTCCCCCTCGGCCTACACTTCGTTCCCCGCCCCGCCCCATCCCGGAACCCCCACCGGATCTCCTCCTCGCCCTCGCCGGCGCCCGACGCCACCGACGACGAAGCACACATCGCCGAAAGAGACGAGCAGGCGGACCGGGACGAGCGATACGGGTTCGAGATGGAGGTCCGCAAGCTGCCGGGGAAGAAGAACCGGCGCGTCGTGCGCGCGCGGGTGCGCGTCGGCGCGCCGCTGGAGGCCGTCTGGGCCACGCTCACCGACTACGAGGGCCTCGCGGACTTCATCACGGGCCTCTCCGagtgccgcctcctccgccaggaCGCCGCCTTCGCCCGCCTCTACCAG GTCGGGGAGCAGGATCTGGCGCTGGGGTTCAAGTTCAACGCCAGGGGCACCATAGACTGCTACGAGGGGGAGATGGAGGTGCTCCAGGCCGGGGCGCGGAGGCGGGAGATCGCATTCAACATGGTCGAGGGCGATTTCAAGGTCTTCGAGGGTAAATGGTCTGTCGAGGAG GTCAATGATGTTATTGATGAAGGCGCTCCGGTTTCAGTGGGCCATGAATTTCAGACTACACTTTCTTATGTGGTAGAGCTGGAGCCTAAGCTCTGGGTTCCAGTTAGGCTACTGGAAGGAAGGATTTGCAAAGAGATCAAAGCCAACCTTGTTTGTATCAGAGAAGAAGCGGAGAGGATCCAAAGATTACAGGGCGAG TGA